One stretch of Janibacter limosus DNA includes these proteins:
- a CDS encoding 3-hydroxyacyl-CoA dehydrogenase NAD-binding domain-containing protein: MTTDHIRLERREDGIVVLTLDHPTQDVNTISEDFQASLTRAVDEIVAGREDITGVVVTSAKKDFLAGADLVELRASMDAGDDLTAMFETFKGNLRRLETLGRPVVAAINGTALGGGFEIALACHHRIALDGPKIRIGLPEVQLGLLPGGGGVTRLVRLLGLQSALTQHLLTGARHRVAAALEAGLVDETVTEPEALLPAAIAWITANPQAAAPWDVEGYRMPGGTPDSPKLAAILPSFGATLLKQIGNAPMPAPKAILAAAVEGAKVDVDTASSIETRYVVSLLRDRVARNMVQAFFFDMQHCTSGGARPTQADGTPFAERRPTKVAVIGAGMMGAGIAYVTAKAGIDVVLKDVELASAEKGKAYSRTLVDTAVATGRLTQGKADELLARIHPSADSADLAGCDFVVEAVFESPELKDQVFRELEPVVAPDALLGSNTSTLPITGLAGSVTRPQAFIGLHFFSPVDKMPLLEIIRGEQTDDETLARALDYTQAIGMTPIVVNDSRGFYTSRVFARYIMEAATMLDEGIAPSVIEQAGRRAGYPAPPLQLSDELNLITLQKIMAESQRAAAQDPKMAAPEGALRVIDRMVDELQRTGRQAGQGFYDYADGKRVGLWPGLFEHFGTQPTPSVLEPAPDLDELVDRFLLGQAIEAQRCVDEGVIESDAEANIGAIFGFGFPPWTGGPRQFLATYPGGADALRARCTELEARHGARFHASDAITDGVWP; the protein is encoded by the coding sequence ATGACCACCGATCACATCCGCCTGGAGCGACGCGAGGACGGCATCGTCGTCCTGACGCTGGACCACCCCACCCAGGACGTCAACACCATCAGCGAGGACTTCCAGGCCTCGCTCACCCGAGCCGTCGACGAGATCGTCGCCGGCCGGGAGGACATCACGGGCGTCGTCGTGACCTCGGCCAAGAAGGACTTCCTCGCCGGGGCCGACCTCGTCGAGCTGCGCGCCTCCATGGACGCCGGCGACGACCTCACCGCGATGTTCGAGACCTTCAAGGGCAACCTGCGACGTCTCGAGACGCTCGGGCGCCCCGTCGTCGCGGCCATCAACGGCACCGCGCTGGGGGGCGGCTTCGAGATCGCCCTCGCCTGCCACCACCGCATCGCGCTGGACGGCCCGAAGATCCGCATCGGTTTGCCGGAGGTGCAGCTCGGCCTCCTCCCGGGCGGCGGTGGCGTTACGCGCCTCGTGCGCCTCCTCGGCCTCCAGAGCGCCCTGACCCAGCACCTGCTCACCGGTGCGCGTCACCGGGTGGCAGCCGCTCTCGAGGCCGGGCTGGTCGACGAGACCGTCACCGAGCCGGAGGCCCTGCTGCCGGCGGCGATCGCGTGGATCACCGCGAACCCGCAGGCCGCCGCCCCGTGGGACGTCGAGGGCTACCGGATGCCCGGCGGCACGCCCGACAGCCCGAAGCTGGCGGCGATCCTGCCGTCCTTCGGCGCCACCCTGCTCAAGCAGATCGGCAATGCCCCGATGCCCGCGCCCAAGGCGATCCTCGCGGCAGCCGTCGAGGGCGCCAAGGTCGACGTCGACACCGCCTCGAGCATCGAGACGCGCTACGTCGTGAGCCTCCTGCGCGATCGGGTGGCCCGCAACATGGTGCAGGCCTTCTTCTTCGACATGCAGCACTGCACGAGCGGGGGCGCGCGTCCCACGCAGGCCGACGGGACCCCCTTCGCCGAGCGTCGTCCGACGAAGGTCGCGGTCATCGGCGCCGGGATGATGGGCGCGGGCATCGCGTACGTCACCGCCAAGGCCGGGATCGACGTCGTCCTCAAGGACGTCGAGCTCGCCTCGGCGGAGAAGGGCAAGGCCTACTCGCGCACCCTCGTCGACACGGCTGTCGCCACGGGTCGTCTGACGCAGGGCAAGGCCGACGAGCTCCTGGCCCGGATCCACCCGAGTGCCGACAGCGCCGACCTCGCCGGCTGCGACTTCGTCGTCGAGGCCGTCTTCGAGTCGCCGGAGCTGAAGGACCAGGTCTTCCGTGAGCTCGAGCCGGTGGTCGCTCCTGACGCCCTGCTCGGCTCCAACACGTCGACCCTGCCGATCACCGGCCTCGCTGGCTCCGTCACGCGCCCGCAGGCCTTCATCGGGCTGCACTTCTTCTCTCCCGTGGACAAGATGCCGCTGCTGGAGATCATCCGCGGCGAGCAGACCGACGACGAGACCCTGGCGCGCGCCCTGGACTACACCCAGGCCATCGGGATGACCCCGATCGTCGTCAACGACTCCCGTGGCTTCTACACCTCGCGCGTCTTCGCCCGCTACATCATGGAGGCCGCGACGATGCTCGACGAAGGGATCGCTCCCTCCGTCATCGAGCAGGCCGGCCGCCGCGCCGGGTACCCGGCCCCACCGCTGCAGCTGAGCGACGAGCTCAACCTCATCACCCTGCAGAAGATCATGGCCGAGTCGCAGCGCGCGGCCGCGCAGGACCCGAAGATGGCCGCGCCCGAAGGGGCCCTGCGGGTCATCGACCGGATGGTCGACGAGCTGCAGCGGACCGGTCGCCAGGCCGGGCAGGGCTTCTACGACTACGCCGACGGCAAGCGGGTCGGGCTCTGGCCGGGGCTCTTCGAGCACTTCGGCACGCAGCCCACTCCGAGTGTCCTCGAACCTGCGCCCGATCTGGACGAGCTCGTCGACCGGTTCCTGCTCGGTCAGGCGATCGAGGCGCAACGGTGCGTCGACGAGGGCGTCATCGAGTCCGACGCGGAGGCCAACATCGGCGCGATCTTCGGTTTCGGCTTCCCGCCGTGGACCGGTGGCCCCCGCCAGTTCCTCGCGACCTACCCCGGTGGGGCGGACGCGCTGCGTGCTCGGTGCACCGAGCTGGAGGCGCGCCACGGTGCTCGCTTCCACGCGTCCGACGCGATCACCGACGGCGTGTGGCCATGA